The DNA window GTCATCTGCTGCGGCCAAGATAACCAGCTCTTGCTTACCATCTCCATCGTGGTCCATCAATTTGATTTCTGGTCTTTCTAGGCTGGTTAAACCAAATGCAGACTTAATGTCGTAAGAAATTAAATGACTGTTCTCGACCAAACCAGTTGGTACATCATCACTGTAATCAAATGTTGTGGGCGTTTTACAGCCACCATATTGACCCGCGCATTGTCTAATCGAATCAAGCAAGGTTCGATTACTTGCACGGCTGGCTACATAATCAAAACCATAATAATTGACGTCTTGGTTAAGGTGATTTGTCACCACGATAGAGCGTAAACGCTTATCGTCTGTAATTAGTGTGCCCAAGAAATAACGTTTATATAAGTCCGGTCGTGTTTCATAATTAAACACGACGGTATTACCTGCATAGGTAACTTTAGCTAAGCGGAGGCGTTCAGTATCGGAACCTTGATACTCATAGTGAATAACGTTGCCGTAAGTATCTGACTTTTTACTCAGATGCCACTGATAAACCGTACTACTTGCCACCTCTTTTACGCGGGCATTGTCAACGTTGCCGTAGGTATGTTGCTCACCCGATGGCAAGTACACCACAAACCCTGTGTTACCCAAATACTCAACCTTAACATTCGGTTCAGATTTTAGACGGTATGTCGTACCACTAGCCAGTTTGCTCCCTGCGACCTCAGGCACTAAGCGTTGGCCATCTAAACAGACTGCATCCGTCTCATCTAACTGAATACCCTGATAATAACCATCTTCTTCTAAATAGCGACGACACCTTGCAATCGTTGAACGACCAACTAGTGCCCAACCATAGCCAAGCTCACTGTCACCACCGGCGCTTGAATATTGGATCGACAACTCCGGCGTAAAACCACCTGGTGCAACGGGTACTTCAATCGACGTTTCGTATGTTGCATTACCTGCAGAGTTAACGTCCACATCTGCATCAATCATACCTAATGCGCTGTAGGATGCATCGGGTACTTGCGCCATAACTGGGGTTTGTGGCGTTTCTACCTTGGCAGGCTCTGCATCAACACTCATCCAAGACGTACAGCTGCCATCCGCAAAGCACACTTTAATGCGGTAAACTTTACCCTCTGAGTTACTCAGCGCTAAGCTTGTTTCGCCATTTTTAAGCGTTGCCAACAAACTCCAGTTAAGTGAGGCCATATCACAGTTATCACTACACGTAGCGCTTTCTATCGTAACTGTACTGCCGCTTGGTAAGCTTGACCAAGTTAGTTCATCACCTTTGTTCTCTGGCGCAAACTCTTGGTTGATCACCTCTACACGCAGTTCTGTTTCCCATAGTTCACTACATGCTTCTACATCGTCAGCCGACTGCGTCACCACAGGGACCAATAAACCCCTCATACTCACTGGAATGATTTGTTGTGCATCGGTTAAGCTACATGCCTGAGCAAAGAATCTATAAGTACCGGATTTAGTGAATGTATAATCATGTTTACCTAGTGCTTTAGTGAATGGCATTGAAGTGCCATTTGAGCTACTTGATAACCTAATTTTTTCAGTACTATTTGGCAGCATCACATACAAAGTTGCGCTCAATGGCAACGAAGCTGGGCTTTCGAACTCCCAAGTGATTTGTTCTGTCGCGTTGATAAATGTGCGCGCAGGCGCTGACACTTTCAACTTCGGCGTGTCGGCAGGTAAACCAACCGTCTTGTATTCATTTGTTGGTGCTGACCATATAGAGCATGAGGAGCTACTACACGCACGAATTTTGTACGAGCGAACACCGCCATCAAGATTCTCATGGGTTACTCGTTGGGTAGCCGAATCATGGCTATGCGACACATTGAACCTGCCTGGAACCGTCCAGTCATTATCATTGTACTTAATTGAGATATCGTAGTATTCGGTCCCCTGTATTGGACCCCACTCCAGCGTAGTGCTGCTACCATTCACAATAACATTGTGGATCCATACTGGTATTTCTACTTTATTAGATTCTTCAGACCATTGAGTACACTGACTTAAGTCGCTATTACAACCTCTTACTCGATAAGATCGTTGTCCAGAAGGTAAATCAGGCCACGAAATACTTTTACCATCGCTGATATAACGACCAGGTACAGTCCAATCATTAGTGTTGTATTTGATTTGAATATCAAACTGACCCTGTACCGAAGTATCCCAATTGACAGAGATACCATTATTGGGTTCTAGTTTAGCTTGAGGTTTATCAACAAAATTCTTTATTGGCGATGATACATCAGAATATCCGGAACACCCTGAAGCATTACAGGCGCTAATTTTATATTGTCGAGTTCCGACATCAAGATCTGCCCAACTTGCACTTGTGCTTTGGTATACGAAACGCCCTGGTTCCGTCCAGTCATTGGCATCAAACTTAATACTTAAATCGTAATAAGTTGCACCATTTGAAGCGCCCCAAGTTACATTTATTTTATTACCAATCACTGATGCTTGAGGTTTAGATGGGCGCTCAGGAGTAATAAAAATTTCTATCTGGTCAGATGGTTCAGAAGGCTCCGAGCAGCCAACTAAATTACATGCTTGAATCCTATAGATGCGTCTGCCTTGGTATACATCACCCCAAGAAATTTCATTGGTTGTACTTTCATAGTTTTTTATATCTGTAAACCCAGCGTGTTCCCACTGAACTTGTATCCTATACTTGCTAGCACCGAGTACATTATTCCACTGAACTAAGATATCTTTTTTATCCACCTTAACCGTCGGCTTATTAGGAATATCAGGTTTAGGCGAAGTAATTGTGCTTGAACTAGCTGACCAACTCGTCGTGCAGTTATTCTCACTATTACATGAACGCATACGGTAACTACGATCAACAAATACATCTGTTATATTAGGCCATGTATGTATGCCATCAGTGTACTGGTAGTTTGACGATTGCCAACTACCAGAGCCATCGCGATACTGTAGTTGGTAATAACTAGCATCAGACATTATTGCCCATCTAAGGGTGACTGTTTTATCAACGATAGAAACAGACACAGATGAAGGCGCTGCAGGTATCGGTAATGGAGAGCTTACCCAGTTCGATGAGCTAGACCATGGTGAACAGCTATTTTGGCTGTTACATGCTCGCATGCGGTAGTTACGGTCTCTAAATGTTTCCGTTAAATTATTCCACGTATGAGAGCCTCCGTAGTAAGTGCCACTTGAGGTGCCCCAGCCGCCATTGCCATCTCGATATTGCAGCTGATAATAATCCGCCCCGGATACTGTTCCCCAAGAGATTGAGGCTGACGTTCCCGTGCTGTTAATTGATGCCAAAACATAAGAAGGAGTGCTTGGCGTTGGCAGCGGTGTACTTATCCAATTCGACGAGCTAGACCAAGTAGAGCAGTTATTATTGATGTCGCACGCTCTCATACGGTAGTTTCGGTCTATTAGTGTTTCTGTAATATTTGACCAAGAGTGAGAGCCTCCGTAATACATACCGCCAGACGTTCCCCAGCCGCCATTACCATTCCTGTATTGAAGTTGATAGTAGCCAGCACCTGAAACAGTACCCCAAGAGATTGACACTTCCGTGCCCGTACCATTGATCCACGCTGACACATAGGAAGGCGTGCCAATCGCGTGCACCGCAACACTGAGTAAAGAAAAGCATAAAAGCAAAATGATACGGATCATTATTTACTCTCCTCGTCGGAACAAATCATTTTGTTTCTAATAAATCTATTGATGAGCAACATATAATTTGTCATGCGTTGCGTTTTCCTTTGGTGGGGGGACATATTCAGCTCCAATTTACATCACTGTAATAATAAATAAGCGCGAGAGTCTAAAATAGTTCCCCAAATCGATATACATAGTTTCACATTAAAATGTGAAACTATGTAAATAGTCGATTCTGAAAATCTCAACTTTCCAGATAACCGAGTGTTTTAGTTCCCAATTCATCCACAACAAGCCTAGCTAAACAACTCGATATTTGTCCGATTTCTCCAACTCAGGCACATTTTCAACCAACATAAAATCCAGACGTAAAAAAACCTCAATAGGCTTAGGATTTTTCTCAAGTTTTGCCCGATACCCGCTAAGATTGCGTTGAGTTTATTGCCCAACATGCCTTTCAAGCGGTTTAATCCCAAATGGCCATCACTTTTCATGTGCCCGATGATGGGCTCTATGCCATTGCAGCGCTTGAGTTTTTTCTTACTCGCAGGTGTCACGCCGCGTTTTTGACCTGCAATAAAGACCTCGTAGCGCTCTGCCATATGAACCCGATAACCTCGGTCTACAAAGCAGGTAAACGGATGCACGTTGGCGACGTCTTCGACTATCCTCAAGGTGCGATACAAGGTGTCACCGTCATAAGGGTTACCGTGCATCGCATGACAGCACTGTATAAACTGTTCTTTCACCGTCGTTGCCACGCTGACCTTCACCCCAAACTCGTACGGTTTTGCACTTTTGCCTTTTGCTATGCATTCAACGTGTGGCTCATGCTGTGAGTACAGCTTCGATTTACTGAATTTATCTTGTTTTAACAGTGTTTCAGCTTGGCGGAGTTGAACGACCAGCGCCGCTGAAGGGTTGGTATCTAACTTACGAAGAATGTCGCGGAACACACGGCCAAGATACGACTTTTGTTTTTTCAACGCCTTACGCATCCGCTTGTATTGTTTGGCATACGCATAGCGACTGACTGAGTTTGCGACCTTCACACCTGCTCTCGCATAGCTTTGTCGCAGTGTGATACCTGCGTGTTTGGCAAGGTCGACTAGTTTTTTCCAGCATCGTTCAAGCAGTTTACTGTCGGTTGGAAAGCTGATGTTCTTGTCCACCACGGTGCTATCCACCACCACTTCGCGCAAACTACTTTCTTTTACCGCACCGACTTTTAATCCGACATCGACGGTGAGCGACAACATTAATTCCGCACCTTGCTCGCCAATTCGCTTGCAAAAACGCACCATAGAACTTGGGTCACACGGCATATGATGGGTAAAAAACTGCATCCCACAAAAATACTGCCAATAGGGATTTTCACACCACATGGCGACGGCTTTTTCATCCGAAAGCTTATGAATTTGTTTAAGATATTCCAATCCAGCCAGTAATCGAATCGGTTTTCCCAACGCGCCACTATCTGCACTGTAAAGTTGACCAAATTCGGCTTCTAAACGCTGCCAATCAATGGTGTGGGCCAACTTAACGAGTTCATGGTTACAAAGAATCATTGAACATCTCACTAGGCAACAAACTAGTTATGGTCCAATTAAATGATTTAAGTGGTCCAGCTTAAAACTATAACTGTCCCTATATAAAAGATCCCACTGGTTAAAAAGATCAGAATATGGATGTGCAAAATATCGGTCCTTTGAACCAAAGAAATTAGCAGGTTAAACCATTGATGATAATAACCTGAACCACTTAAATCATCATGATGAACCACCTAGTAAATAGCAGTTTCGTAGACTAACAAAGAGCTTAATGCTAAAGATACAAGAGGAAGGTTGCTTGCAAACTATTCGGCTGATGCAAGTATCGCACTGGTGAGTATCATACTGTTCAATTCGATACTTTTAAAAGCACAGTTCTTGAAAGGAGCAACTGCTGTTAACTACCACCTAAAAGGGATAATTATCCATATTAAAGCGCGTTTAACAGGATAATTATCCCTAGACAAAGCAGTAAGCTTAAAACTCAAACTTGAATAACTTTATTTTTAAGGGATAATTATCCGCATTAATGGGCAATTAACGGGATAATAATCCCTAGTGAGTTAAGCATGACAAGTGTAGCAGGCCACAAAAAGCTGTTTCCAAAGCAAAAGAAGATCCTTACTACGTTTGGTGAAGACTTATTTCTCGCCATGAAACGCCGAGAATTCACCAAGTCATTGGTAGCAGAGCGGACAGGGTTAGACCCTAAAACCATCACTAAAGTATTCAACGGCGACCCAGGTGTTGCTATAGGCACGTACTTAAAAGTGATGGCGGTGTTTGGCATGGAAAGTAATTTTGCAGATATGGCTGGGCACGATGAGTTGGGAAGTAAACTTCAAGACTTGAAGTTATTGGAGAAAAAGCGATGAGTCGAGTAACGACTGAAGTTTATGCTTCTTGGTTTCCAATAAAAGAACCTATTTTAGCTGGCCACCTTTTATTTCAGGAAACATCACGAGGTGGCGTATTTAGCTTTGAATACGATAAAGCATTCTTAACATCTCCGTTTCGCATGCAGCTTGACCCGTCACTGACATTAACTTCTGGCGAGCATTACAACGATAGAAGTGATAAGAATTTCCGCGTGTTTTTAGACTCTTGCCCAGACCGTTGGGGCGAGTTATTAATGAAGCGGCGTGCAGCTCTCGATTTTAAAAATGGCCACAGAGAGACCGCCAGAATGACAGCCATGGATTATTTACTTGGCGTTCATGACTCATATCGAATGGGCGGTTTACGATTCAAAACAAAGTCAGAAGGCAATTTCTTAGATGATAATGCTGAGTATGCTGCACCGTCCATGGCGTCACTTAAACAACTAGAATATGCCTCAATGATGATCGAAAACGATGAAAACATTGATAGCGACGAGTATTACCGTTGGCTAAGCATGCTTATTGCGCCAGGCTCCTCATTAGGTGGTGCTCGGCCTAAAGCATGTGTGCATGATGATAACAATGATTTATGGATAGCCAAGTTTCCCAATAGTAACGACACGACAGATGTCGGCGCTTGGGAAATGGTCTGCCATAAGTTAGCCCTTGATTCTGGCATTGATATGTATCCATGTGACATTCAAAAGTTTAACTCTACTCATCACACTTTTATTACTAAACGATTTGACCGAGATAGAGGCCAACGAATACACTTTTCATCAGCCATGACGCAGCTTCAGTACTATGACGGCAGAGGTGAAACAGAAGATGCAAGTTATCTAGAGCTAGCAGAGTTCCTAACCGTAAATGGCTCCCAAACTCAAAAAGATTTAGCGCAGTTGTGGCGCCGTATTGTGTTTAATATTGCGGTATCTAATACCGATGACCATTTACGTAATCACGGCTTCTTGCTAACCAAAAAAGGATGGGCACTGTCACCTGCTTATGATTTAAACCCGTCTATTGATAAGACCGGCTTACACCTAAACATAGATGACATGTCAAATGAGCTAGATTATGGTTTGGCATTTAGTGTGGCTGATTACTTTAACTTGAAAGAATCGGAGGCTAAGAAAATCTATGACGAAGTGATGCTCTCAGTGAATAACTGGGAAGCGATAGCGTCAGATATTGGTATTAGCAGGCAAGAGCAGCTTGGAATGCAAGAAGCATTTAGAGTTTAGAATATTCACAATACTGGTTTTCGAGTTCAAACATTGCATGAGCAGAAAATAGTCATAGATTTCCTTCGTGCGCAACTATCTATATAAAAAAGTAGATAGTTGCGCGTGAAGCGCTCTAGGTGAAACTATCTTTAGATTTACCATCGAGCATAAATAAGAGAGTCGATGTGCCGATAGGTATCTCGCATATTTTCTATGCTGCCTTCAAGCAGCATATCGATAGGCCTTCTTCCTTTAAACTGGCCATTATAGTTTTTCAGCGACATAAAGTTATCGACATTGGCTTGGTTGTTAAATGACATTCGAATCAATTGATAGATGTTTAGAATGTAGCTTAATCGCGTTTGTTGGTCGCGACTAAGCCGAGCTTTCTCTGGCGTTTTCATATAGCGGCCAAGTGTACTTTAGGGAATGGCCAATACGATGGACATTTGAGAGCGGCTACATGACCAAGACTCCATGATCCTGATAACAGCTTTGAATGCCGAAGGCGTAGCATCTGCTAGCATTTCTTTTGTTGGCGCTTTCAAGTCGCGTTGTTCCATGTTTTTTTCTGTCCAATAAGTAGCTAAATATTCATAAGTATAGCTTCAGCTTGACGTTAATAAATGTAAAAGCTGAGTATGTTGATATGGTAGTTATGGTTTGGTTTTCGACGTTTTTGGGGGTGTTTATGGTTTGGATTTCGACGTTTTTGACTCGTTTTATGGGTTGGATTTCAACATATTCGTTTAACAAATGGTTAATTTACAAATAAATTTATCATCAACATTATGACACGAGGCTGTACAGAAAAGATCGTGCAAAATGCAAGACTTGACCCTACCGGCTTTATTATAACCCTTAACCCATGGGAAGAATAGGCACTGAAAAAAAGTTTGAAATAGTGAAGCGCCGCAAGTCTGGCGAACCAGCTTCAGCACTTGCGGCTGAGTTTGGCGTGTCGGAAAAGTCAGTAAAGCGATGGTTTGATGCGTACAAGGAGAGAGGTAAAAAAGGCTTGGACAACAAGTCAACCAAACCCAAAAAGTCACCCAATAAGATTTCGAAAAATATGGAACGAATGGTTTTGGAGTTCAAAGAAAAGCACACCGAGTGGCGACCCGCAACCATAGCTAAAGAACTAAAAATGCAGGGGTTTTCAATTTCCCACCCCAAAGTAAAAGATATTTTGATTAAGCATAAAAAACATGCCATCTGGGGTAAGAAAGGCAACAAAGAATGGTTTCAATGGTTAACCAAGCCCGAAGCTTAATTTTGTTTTTCACTAAGCCATGTCAGAATATCAGCAATACAATATCTGTTAGACCTGCCAACTTTATACATTGGCAATTCTCGGCGACTTGCCATATCTTCAATGGTTCTGTGTGACAGACCAACCAGTCGCGCAATTACCTTGCAGTCGACCAGTTGGTCTACACCGTATGATATGCCATCAATACAGATGGTCTGGTTAGAGTGGTTCATATTGTTATCCCTTATGATGTGATGGCTGTATTTATATGCCAACAACCCGCTGGTCTACGCCGGAATATCAAGTTGAATGCCGTAACATATGTGGATGAATTGGGAATGGTAGCCCAGCCGTTTCACCAGCACGTTTAATCATCTTACGCACGGTATCTGCTACTAATGGACCTTTGCGTTCGGTGATGAAGACGTACTGAGTGTCAGGGTAATCACGTTTCAGTTTACGCAATGCGCGGATGCTCTGACCACTCAACGGATGCACACTAGCAACACCATTCTTTAATCGGTTCACATGAATCAGACCTTGGGTTAAATCAACCTGTGACCATTTCAGGTTTACCAGTTCCGACACACGTAAAGCGTGATGGTAAGCAACCATGATGATGGTACTGTCACGATGACCGTGGCGACCGACCGATTTGGCTGCTTTGCTGATGCGCTCAATCTCTGATGATGTTAGATATTCACGTTCACGAACATCTTTATATTTGCGGGTATTGATAACTTTCGAGTTTTCGGTGTTTGGGGCGGGGTTTCTGTAATCTTCTAAGTTGCTGATATTACTCATCTGGCTCTC is part of the Pseudoalteromonas xiamenensis genome and encodes:
- a CDS encoding IS5 family transposase; the protein is MILCNHELVKLAHTIDWQRLEAEFGQLYSADSGALGKPIRLLAGLEYLKQIHKLSDEKAVAMWCENPYWQYFCGMQFFTHHMPCDPSSMVRFCKRIGEQGAELMLSLTVDVGLKVGAVKESSLREVVVDSTVVDKNISFPTDSKLLERCWKKLVDLAKHAGITLRQSYARAGVKVANSVSRYAYAKQYKRMRKALKKQKSYLGRVFRDILRKLDTNPSAALVVQLRQAETLLKQDKFSKSKLYSQHEPHVECIAKGKSAKPYEFGVKVSVATTVKEQFIQCCHAMHGNPYDGDTLYRTLRIVEDVANVHPFTCFVDRGYRVHMAERYEVFIAGQKRGVTPASKKKLKRCNGIEPIIGHMKSDGHLGLNRLKGMLGNKLNAILAGIGQNLRKILSLLRFFYVWILCWLKMCLSWRNRTNIELFS
- a CDS encoding transcriptional regulator, yielding MTSVAGHKKLFPKQKKILTTFGEDLFLAMKRREFTKSLVAERTGLDPKTITKVFNGDPGVAIGTYLKVMAVFGMESNFADMAGHDELGSKLQDLKLLEKKR
- a CDS encoding type II toxin-antitoxin system HipA family toxin; this translates as MSRVTTEVYASWFPIKEPILAGHLLFQETSRGGVFSFEYDKAFLTSPFRMQLDPSLTLTSGEHYNDRSDKNFRVFLDSCPDRWGELLMKRRAALDFKNGHRETARMTAMDYLLGVHDSYRMGGLRFKTKSEGNFLDDNAEYAAPSMASLKQLEYASMMIENDENIDSDEYYRWLSMLIAPGSSLGGARPKACVHDDNNDLWIAKFPNSNDTTDVGAWEMVCHKLALDSGIDMYPCDIQKFNSTHHTFITKRFDRDRGQRIHFSSAMTQLQYYDGRGETEDASYLELAEFLTVNGSQTQKDLAQLWRRIVFNIAVSNTDDHLRNHGFLLTKKGWALSPAYDLNPSIDKTGLHLNIDDMSNELDYGLAFSVADYFNLKESEAKKIYDEVMLSVNNWEAIASDIGISRQEQLGMQEAFRV
- a CDS encoding helix-turn-helix domain-containing protein, translating into MGRIGTEKKFEIVKRRKSGEPASALAAEFGVSEKSVKRWFDAYKERGKKGLDNKSTKPKKSPNKISKNMERMVLEFKEKHTEWRPATIAKELKMQGFSISHPKVKDILIKHKKHAIWGKKGNKEWFQWLTKPEA
- a CDS encoding helix-turn-helix domain-containing protein, which gives rise to MNHSNQTICIDGISYGVDQLVDCKVIARLVGLSHRTIEDMASRRELPMYKVGRSNRYCIADILTWLSEKQN
- a CDS encoding tyrosine-type recombinase/integrase, producing the protein MSNISNLEDYRNPAPNTENSKVINTRKYKDVREREYLTSSEIERISKAAKSVGRHGHRDSTIIMVAYHHALRVSELVNLKWSQVDLTQGLIHVNRLKNGVASVHPLSGQSIRALRKLKRDYPDTQYVFITERKGPLVADTVRKMIKRAGETAGLPFPIHPHMLRHST